In the Streptomyces sp. NBC_00193 genome, CGGAGCTACGGGGAGGAGCTGCAGCGCCGCATCGTGCATCCTCTGGGGCTGCGTCAGACCCGGATGTCGACGGACCCGCGGATGGCCCGGTTCTGGGCGGAGGGCGGCCTGGTCTCCACCGCGGCCGACCTGGACCGCTTCATGGGGGCCCTGCTGGGCGGCCGGCTGCTGCCGCCCGCTCAGCAGCGGCACCTGTACGAGGTCCCGGACGTGCCCAACGCCAGGGGGAACACCTGCCTGTCGCCGAGGGCCTGCTTCAGCGCGGCCGGCCTGATGCGCCACGAGACGGCCGGCACGGTGGTCTGGGGCAAGACGGGCTCCGGCCCCGGCTGGTCGACCGGGGTGTTCACCACCGAGCAGGCCGGCCGCCGCCTCGTCTACGCCCACAACCCGAAGCCCGGCACGTCCAGGGACCAGCAGATCGGACGCGTCGTGGAGTTCGTGAACGCGGGCTTCGCGGGCTTCGCGGGTTAGGCCGTGCGGGAGAGGGCTTCGCGGACGGCCTCCTCGGAGCGGGCCACCACCGCCGTGCCGTCCTCGGCCGTGATGATCGGGCGCTGGATCAGCTTCGGGTGGGCCGCCAGGTGGCTGATCCAGGCCCCGCGGGCCTCCTCGGTCTCCTCGCGCGGCAGGTCCCGTACGCCGGTCTCCTTGGCCAGCGGGTCCGAGGTGCGGGTGATGTCCCAGGGCTCCAGGCCCAGCCGGCCCAGGACCTCGCGGATCTCGGCCTCGGAGGGCACGTCCTCCAGGTAGCGGCGGACGGTGTACTCGGCGCCCTCCGCGTCCAGCAGGGTCAGGGCGCTACGGCACTTCGAGCAGGCGGGATTGATCCAGATCTCCATGCCCGAAAGCTTAGCGAGGCGCCTCCTGGCCAGGTCCTTTGTCAGTGGTCGCCGGTAAAATTCAAGGAGAAGGACAGGACGCCAACTTGCCTTTGGGAGGCTGTAGATGGCCACTGCCATGACCCTGCACACCATCGAGCCCGTCAAGAAGAAGCCGCTGCCGGCGGGGCTGCCCCGCGAGTGGTACGAGAGCCACAACCGGCGCCTGAAGGCGATGCGGCTGGCGATATCGCTGCTCGACTCCGGCACGTATGACGCTCAGCGCGCCACCAACCGCAAGATCCGCACGATGGCCGTCCGGACGGGCATCCGCCGGCCGTCGAACGTCACCTGCAAGATGGTCCGCTCCTTCATCCGCGACGCCGGGTAGGCGGGGGGGCGGGGGAGGCGGGCCGGTAGGCCTCAGCCTGCCTAGGGGACCTTCGGGAAGCTGAGGCCGTAGCCCTGTTCCTTGAGCCACGGCAGCAGCTTTTCGAGGGCCTCGACCGGCTGGGAGCGGTCGCCGCCCCCGTCGTGCATGAGGATCGTCGGCCCCTTGGGCTTCAGCTGCTCCTGCACGGCACTGACGATCTTGTCCGCGCCGGGCCGGTTGAAGTCGCCGGGGTCGACGTTCCAGCCGAGGCCGCGCCCCCGGCGTGCTTCTGCGCGTTCGGCCCGGTCAGGCAGAAGGTGGCCTTCGCGCCGTGGGCCTCGAGGAGTTCGAGCGCCTTCGGGGTCCACTTCGGGTCGGGGCCGTCGTCGAGGGTGAGGTTGACGACCTTGCCCCCGTCCTCGGCCGCGCGCGTCAGGGCCGAGCCGACCATGAGCGGGGCCGGGGCCTCGATCTGCTGGTTCTGCGACGCATCCGGTTCCGCCGCCGCGTCTTCCCCTGCGAGGCCGAGCACGATCGAGCCGGTGATCAGGGCGACGGCTCCGGCCGCCGCGATGACCGCCGTGATCCGCTGCTTGTGCTTGTACGGTGCGCGCATCGAATGGGCCTCGGATTCCGTGCTCGAAGGGCTGGAAGACCCGAGCGAAACATAGAAATTGACCCAAATGGGCGATTGTCTTCGTTTGTCGTCGTTTCGTCATGTGATCAGTACAGCGTGGTCACCGCACGCCGGGGCGTCCCGCTCCGCGGTGAGGGACAGCACCAGCAGGGCCACGTCGTCGCGCGGCCCGCCTCCGGTGAAGGACCGCAAGTCCCGCCACACCGCCGGGGCCAGCCCCGCGGGATCGGTCGCCAGGACGGGCACGCGCGCGGCCAGCGGATAGAAGTTCCCCGCCGCGTCCCGGGCCTCGGTCACCCCGTCCGTGTACATCACGAGCCGGTCCCCGGGGGCGACCCGGATCTCGGCCGGTTCCGCCGGGGTGGGGCCGGCCAGGCCCAGGCCCAGCGGGGGCCCCGGGTCCACGTCGACTTCCGAGACCGTGAAACCCCGTAGCAGCAGGGGCGGGGGATGCCCGCACGACACGATCCGTACGAGGTCCAGCCCGGGCGGGAACTCCACCAGCACCGCCGTCGCGAAGAGCTCCGCGTGCGCCACCGACTCCGACGCCGCGTCCGCCAGCAGCCGCCGGTCCAGCCGGGCCGCCACCGTCGTGAGCTCCGCGTCGTCCAGCACCCCCTCCCGGAAGGCGCCGAGCAGCGAGGCCACGGTGCCGACGGCGGCCAGGCCGTGACCCTGGACGTCGCCGATCAGCGCGCGCACGCCGTAGGGCCCGACCCGTACGTCGTACAGGTCGCCGCCGACCAGGGTGCCGTGCTGGGCGGCCCGGTAGAGGCCCGCGCAGCCGACCGCGCCGACCTGTTCGGGGACCGGCGGCAGGACCGCGAGCTGC is a window encoding:
- a CDS encoding PP2C family protein-serine/threonine phosphatase: MRRRREEPGWLRGAPPPRWARLAPAVALVVLVLVQRITPGDVELGYFLAGLPPVAAFAYGAAGTAVFAAVVLVLVGLPSLGIAHARGSDLATVAVIGLLSVVVAWVRKRRDAQLVSVRTVAEAAQLAVLPPVPEQVGAVGCAGLYRAAQHGTLVGGDLYDVRVGPYGVRALIGDVQGHGLAAVGTVASLLGAFREGVLDDAELTTVAARLDRRLLADAASESVAHAELFATAVLVEFPPGLDLVRIVSCGHPPPLLLRGFTVSEVDVDPGPPLGLGLAGPTPAEPAEIRVAPGDRLVMYTDGVTEARDAAGNFYPLAARVPVLATDPAGLAPAVWRDLRSFTGGGPRDDVALLVLSLTAERDAPACGDHAVLIT
- a CDS encoding ArsC/Spx/MgsR family protein; translation: MEIWINPACSKCRSALTLLDAEGAEYTVRRYLEDVPSEAEIREVLGRLGLEPWDITRTSDPLAKETGVRDLPREETEEARGAWISHLAAHPKLIQRPIITAEDGTAVVARSEEAVREALSRTA